CACTCCCGTGCTGCTCGCCAAAGAATCACCTCTGCACGACGGAGGATTTGCCTTGAATCTTATCAACACTGGCGATCTCTCGCACGATGACTTTGATTGTCCCGTTAACCTATCCATCACAGCACCCCAACATCCGGACCGCATGTTGAAGGAGAGGTACACGTATGGGTTGACCGCACTGTTGCTCGCCGATATAACGCCAAAGATGGCCACCACGTTTTGATCCAGGGACACGTTTTCCGCGAACGCTAACACCATCTCCTGTACCATGTACGGCACGTTGGTCACCACAAACGCCACAAAGATGATCACGGTCATTTTCAGCGTCTTCACGCGAGCCCGCGGCAAGGTACTATTCTGGGGCACTGGACCGCAACTGCTCAACCTCCAGATCTCCAGTAGGATAtttccgtagagtatgatgAGCAACAAGAGGGGAATGATGAACACCGTGGTGCACACGAACGCCATGTACATCTGACGCGAAATCGGCGGGTTCTTGTCAATGTAGAACAGCGAAGCACAGTAGCACTTTCCGGGTGCGAGTGTGACCAGGCGAAAGAGGTAGATGTTTGGTAAAGAAGGAATAAGTGAAAACAGCCACGCAAACCCTGCTAGAGACCTTGACCTTGGACACGGAGAGAGCGGGTTCACTATGGCAAAGTGGCGCTCAACCGCTATGCTGACGAGCATGTAGGTGGAAGACACCAACGCGAAAGTCTGTAGCACTTTGAACATTCTGCAGAACACGTCACCGGCAATCCACAGTCGTCCCATCACTTCCCAGACAAGCTGGGAGCTCATGGTCACCGTCGTCACCAGGAGGTCTGCGAGTGCGAGATTCAGGAACAGGATCTGCGCTTTGAAATAGCGATGCCGGCGTGACGTTAGCAAACgccagcagacgacactgttaCCGATCAGGGACAGAAGGATCATAAcggtgatgatgacgatgcgAACGGTTCCCGCGTAACGGGGACCGAACATGGCAGAAGAATGGCTGATGTTAACATCCTCAAGAACTGCTGCCAACGTATCGTTGACGACTTCTGAAGCGAGATCGACATGACGCAGAGGTTCGTGGTTTCTGACAGCGATGTCTGGGTTATCGGAGCGGCCTCCCAGCGCGATTGTGGGAATGTTGATGGAACTGCTCGTCCTTACAGGGAAAGCCGTCTTGAAGGGTTGGGTGTGATATCAGAGTGTCTGCTGAACCATCGTAGTACTTGCTTTTCTGTGTCCTTTCGAGGGAAGAGGTCCTGGTGATGAGCCTGCACGTAAGAACGAAAAGAGATAGCATTAAGCACTGAATGAGAGACAATATGTTATAtgacattatttttttttacaaatcaatAAATCGATCACACTAATAGTCGGTCACGGGACTACGTCGGCGGATTAATGTGACAGCACTTGACATGGTGGCACCAATATGGGGACACGGTCTAAGCTTTTCGTCATATTATTTCAGCTTTACACCGTCGCATCCCCAGACGACCACCTCGCGGACGCTGTTGTGACAGGTTTTCATTACCTGCCTTCCACGTGTTCACCAACTCAACCCAAATCACTGGAACAACTAGATGCTCCGAAAATCTACGATCATCCGCTGGCAATCTTCTCACTCACAGGGACAGGCACTTGGCATGGTGGCGCCAACATGGGGACATGGTCTAAGCTTTTCGTCATATTTCAGGTGAGAAAAAAGTGCAAGCGCACAAATATGTACTATATGATACCCACAGTGGTGCCGCCATGCCCAATTGTTCATGGGAGCTATATATGTGAGTGTTCTAATACTACCGCCCTGAGACTGATCCGCGCCGGAGATATCGAATCTAATCCAGGACTAAATCACGAATTGCTACAGTTATCCTGTGACGTTGGTTGCCTCTTTTGCATGAAGGATTGCTCATCCATTCCCTACATTATTTGCAATGACTGTAACAACCACTACCATACCGGAAAGTGCTCGCGAGCTTGAGACCAGTGTTACAAAAAAGTCATATGACAAAAACACATGGCGCTGCTCGGCCTGCTCAACCGCCAGGTTGCGCTCAAAGCAAACCAAGGAGGTGGATGAAAATTTGTCTGGTATACAGACACAGCTGTCGCTTCTCTCGAGCCAACTAGCATGTCCACCAGAAATTAAGGCCAACGTAGATAAAATACTACCTGTAGTCGAGACAGTACAAAACATTGAGTCATCCCTCGAAATGCTGTCTGCGAAATATGACGAGCTATTGACCCGCGTTGCACAACAAGACAGCGATATTAAGAACCTCAGAAAGCGTGTTGACGTCATCGAAGCCAGCTGTAACAAAACAAACGATATACAACAAAAACTAAACAAGCTGGAACAATACGGTCGTCTCAACAATATTCAGATACACGGCATAACGGTTACTCTTCAAGAAGAGCTGTATCAAAAAGTGAATGACGTAGCCAAGGTTTTGCAAGTGCCTCCTCTTACAAGGGACAACACTGAGGCCACTCACCGACTACCCACAAAAACGGGAAAAATACCTAAGTTTATTGTCAAATTTGTAAATCGCCATGAAAGAGACGCATGGGTTGAAAGTCGAAACGAATTAAGACGTAATGAAACTACTAGGCACGTATACATACAGGAGAATCTAACGGATCTTACAAATCAACGGAAACTGCATTACTCGGAGTAAAGGATAAAATTATAGAGAACATCGAGAATGGGCGGTACACTATCGGCCTCTTTTTCGATTTCTGGAAAGCATTTGACAGCATCCAGCACGACATACTACTACATAAACTTTTCGCATATGGTATTCGGGGTGTGGCCTATGATCTTTTCAAGAGCTACTTTGACAATAGGCAGCAGTATGTATACATACATAATCAATGTCCTTCGAAGCAGGTGATAAAGTACGGTGTACCACAAGGCTCAATTTTAGGACCAGTTTTGTTTCTATTGTACATCAACCATATTATCTCTACTCCTTATACTAATAAAATAGACATGTACGCAGATGATACAAATGTTTTTTTCAGACACACCTCAATAAGCCATTTGAATGTCACTGTAAACAAGTATCTCCATGAACTGTCTATGTGGCTCCGCGCAAATAGATTAAAACTTAACGTAAACAAAACGAAGTACCTAATATCTCGACCTAAGAATAAGCCTCTAACACCTGGCGAAGTAAAATTACGCATTCGTACGGATACCGTCGAGCAAACCCGAGAAATAAAATTTCTTGGAGTGTGGTTCCAAGACAACCTATCGTGGAACACGCATATCACTAAAGTGTCATGCGACATTGCACGAAAAACCGGTGCCCTAAGTAGAATCAGGCACGTCTTACCTAACTGGCTTAGGCACACACTCTATTATGCCTTAATCTACCATACACTTCAGTATTGTTTATTAGTGTGGGGATGCGCAACCAATACAAATTACGCGAAAATTTTTACGCTCCAAAAGCGAGCATTGCGTTTCATAGTGAATTCCCCATCAGCGTCGCAATATCATTTCAAGAAACTCAAAATTCTGCCCATTGAACAACTTTACTCACTGCGACTGGGCATATTCGTATATAACTCTTTTCACTCGGGCACTATGTCGTTGACGTTCCCAAATGCTAAATATAATCTTCGTAATCCAAATTTCGTAGTTCCTCCGCTTAGTCGTACCAGCTACGGAATGCAATCCACCGAGCACTTAATACCACATTTCATCAACACATGGAGCTACTTGTTGCATGCTTGCCCAACACTGCATAGGTTTAATCAAACATTAACAGAACTATTATTACATAACGTTGCATAATAAAGTGACACCTCCCAAATGATTTCCCTACAAATggtttccttttttgtcttgTTCGGATATTTTTGACACAATTATGTAATCAAGTGCACTGCCATCATGCCTCCTTGTAGGGTCAGCCGCCTAGTCAGGGACCTTTCCCTTTTGCGGCTGGTCCACATTTCTACTCGAAatggaaaataaatgaaaaaaaaataaaaaataaagccaCACCTACAGGATTACGTATATGTGAAGTACACGGGGTTCAAACTAAGTTGAGAACCACGGGCGTGCACTCTGCAAACCTAATGTCAGATGAAATTGGTGTGATATCGCTATATGCTGTGCGAGTTTGGTGCGCATACTTGCAACGCCAAAGACATTCCGGGAGGACCTGCAGTACCTCTTTCATTGGATCTCGGCAGCGGTTCCTAACCTAAGCAACGTCCGTATATACTTGGCGCCACGACCCGATGACAGTTTCTTCTAAGATGAGGGACTACTCTTAGAGGGTACCGGCATGCCAACCGTTTATGAAATTCAGAAAATTAGCCGAGTTCCTGTTGCAAATCAGTAGTATGTGCAACAGAAAGCTATTCAACAAGGCAAGGGAGCTTACCCTGGATATAAAAAAGTTACCAAAAAGTTACTTAGGTGTAACAATCTATGGTCATTTCGGCTGATCTACTTCGCCCTTGCAAATAGTGTCTTCCATAGCTACTACTATCACTAGCTCACGTACGCTCGAATACGGTTGCATTGAACTTGCAGCTGATGATGATCAAATGTAATAAATATGTAAGCGTGCACTCAAAGCAAGTAAAGGCTACGAGCGACGACTCAGACTGCATTGACCGCTAGTAAGTTACAAGCATGCCCTATATAAGCAAATATTATGAACTATGACGCAGTTACTGTCATTGTGACGTCTATAACCTCTCTCgatacacaaaaaaggaacaaagcaAATGACACCACACTGAGTACAGCAGAGCGAGcagttgagagagagagaaagagagagaaaaaaggtgATCGCTGGAGTAGTATAGTGGCGACTGTAGATGCGTTTGGCTATTGCTCGGTCATAGTCGGATTAACGagttgtcatattaacgagggagACAAACATG
This portion of the Ornithodoros turicata isolate Travis chromosome 3, ASM3712646v1, whole genome shotgun sequence genome encodes:
- the LOC135388834 gene encoding arg8-vasotocin receptor-like, whose amino-acid sequence is MFGPRYAGTVRIVIITVMILLSLIGNSVVCWRLLTSRRHRYFKAQILFLNLALADLLVTTVTMSSQLVWEVMGRLWIAGDVFCRMFKVLQTFALVSSTYMLVSIAVERHFAIVNPLSPCPRSRSLAGFAWLFSLIPSLPNIYLFRLVTLAPGKCYCASLFYIDKNPPISRQMYMAFVCTTVFIIPLLLLIILYGNILLEIWRLSSCGPVPQNSTLPRARVKTLKMTVIIFVAFVVTNVPYMVQEMVLAFAENVSLDQNVVAIFGVISASNSAVNPYVYLSFNMRSGCWGAVMDRLTGQSKSSCERSPVLIRFKANPPSCRGDSLASSTGVYNSCHSRNCAHSLAGSSTSHKAVYYNIV